One Alphaproteobacteria bacterium HT1-32 genomic region harbors:
- a CDS encoding penicillin acylase family protein → MTERRKHSFIRSLTALVLLLAMGGVVMAFLSLPPVHGSMEIRGLQQPVKISRDSHGVPSISASSSADGFFALGYLHAQDRLWQMEGMRRLGAGRLSEIVGQGAVDIDIMMRTLGLYRLAEGDVAAMPDESQAQLEAYAAGVNAWVGDARTILPVEFSLLGFKPERWQPADSVVWGRIMAMRLSGNWRTELLRLGLSDKLSAEQISELWPTDSLTAPVTLPAERQLTEMMLPLIDAIDHSIPPTTASNAWVLGGGMTASATPILANDPHLGFSAPVLWYLARMELPDQVMVGATVPGVPAFLLGRNRNLAWGMTTTHSDTQDLFIEQIDPDNPDRYRSGESWKTFGERWEEIVVHKGDTVRHRVRTTERGPVVSDVGSVPAGGSVLSLRATSLEPLDGIASAVMRLGTAVSVEEALEEMQAIGAPQQNVFLADRSGATAMISPGRVPMRRTGDGRLPQNGADSADNWSGFVPFAELPLRRGRDDGWIGNANNRLVDDSYPHLLTADWPSSDRMKRLADRLDAEPPRTVDTNRALQMDSYSAFAASVLPSMIQGAVATTTDQKAFLKLLTGWDYMMDADKAEPLMFALWVRIFSRQLYADETGDFYSRLADPRPDFLRQVLAGPSGEWCDDVTTNDKTETCRDILTGSLSETAGHFADDLKGVTWGDRHHAVFSHPVLQYVPVISGFATLSAPTSGGFATLNRGTYARDHSGTSFPHVHGAGYRAVYELSPDETASIIIAGGQSGNPLSLHYRDLMGRWLSDDRLTYSTLPGRFSGSPHQQLELIGTDD, encoded by the coding sequence ATGACAGAACGGCGAAAACATTCCTTCATCCGGTCATTGACAGCACTGGTCCTGTTGCTGGCGATGGGTGGGGTCGTCATGGCTTTTCTGTCACTGCCTCCTGTTCATGGCTCAATGGAAATCAGGGGGCTGCAGCAGCCGGTCAAAATCAGCCGCGATTCTCATGGTGTGCCGTCGATTTCTGCCAGTTCCTCTGCGGATGGTTTTTTTGCTCTGGGATATCTGCATGCGCAGGATCGTCTCTGGCAGATGGAGGGTATGCGACGGCTTGGCGCGGGCCGATTGTCGGAGATTGTCGGTCAGGGTGCCGTTGATATCGATATCATGATGCGCACGCTGGGCCTGTATCGTCTGGCAGAAGGAGATGTCGCGGCCATGCCGGATGAGTCTCAGGCGCAACTGGAGGCTTATGCCGCAGGCGTGAATGCCTGGGTTGGTGATGCCCGGACTATCCTGCCGGTTGAGTTTTCCCTGCTCGGATTTAAGCCGGAGCGCTGGCAGCCTGCGGATTCTGTTGTCTGGGGCCGGATCATGGCGATGCGGCTCAGTGGTAACTGGCGAACGGAACTGTTGCGTCTCGGCCTTTCGGACAAATTGTCGGCAGAGCAGATATCCGAACTCTGGCCAACCGATTCACTTACGGCGCCTGTCACCCTGCCGGCTGAGCGACAGTTGACGGAGATGATGCTGCCCCTGATTGATGCCATTGATCACTCCATCCCGCCAACGACAGCATCCAATGCCTGGGTTCTGGGCGGTGGCATGACCGCATCGGCCACGCCGATACTGGCGAATGATCCGCATCTCGGCTTCAGTGCCCCCGTTCTCTGGTATCTGGCACGCATGGAACTGCCGGATCAGGTGATGGTCGGGGCAACCGTGCCCGGTGTTCCGGCTTTTCTGCTGGGACGCAATCGCAATCTCGCCTGGGGAATGACGACAACCCACAGTGATACACAGGACCTGTTTATCGAGCAGATCGACCCGGATAACCCGGACCGTTACAGATCGGGTGAGAGCTGGAAGACCTTCGGTGAACGGTGGGAGGAAATCGTCGTTCATAAGGGCGATACGGTGCGGCACAGGGTTCGGACAACAGAACGGGGGCCGGTGGTCTCGGATGTGGGTTCTGTCCCGGCGGGCGGCTCGGTGCTCAGCCTGCGGGCAACCTCGCTGGAACCACTGGACGGCATTGCTTCGGCAGTGATGCGTCTGGGCACTGCGGTAAGTGTTGAGGAGGCCCTGGAAGAAATGCAGGCCATTGGTGCCCCGCAGCAGAATGTGTTTCTGGCAGACCGGTCTGGTGCAACGGCCATGATTTCACCGGGTCGTGTTCCTATGCGCCGGACAGGGGACGGCCGCTTGCCGCAAAACGGGGCCGACAGTGCAGATAACTGGTCCGGGTTTGTACCGTTCGCGGAATTACCACTTCGCCGGGGGCGCGATGACGGCTGGATCGGGAATGCGAATAACCGGCTGGTCGATGACAGCTACCCTCACCTTCTGACAGCTGACTGGCCGTCTTCTGATCGCATGAAACGACTGGCCGACCGGCTGGATGCAGAGCCGCCACGAACGGTCGACACCAACCGGGCGTTGCAGATGGATTCCTACTCTGCCTTCGCCGCATCGGTTCTGCCGTCAATGATTCAGGGCGCTGTAGCAACCACGACAGATCAGAAGGCGTTTCTGAAATTACTGACTGGCTGGGATTACATGATGGATGCGGATAAGGCGGAGCCGCTGATGTTTGCATTGTGGGTGCGTATCTTCTCCCGCCAGCTCTATGCGGATGAGACAGGTGATTTCTATTCCCGCCTCGCCGACCCCCGCCCGGATTTTCTGCGGCAGGTACTCGCTGGTCCGTCCGGGGAATGGTGTGATGATGTCACAACAAATGATAAAACAGAGACATGCAGAGATATTCTGACAGGAAGCCTGAGCGAAACTGCGGGCCATTTTGCTGACGATCTGAAGGGGGTAACCTGGGGCGACAGGCATCATGCTGTCTTCTCTCACCCGGTCCTGCAATATGTACCGGTCATTTCCGGTTTTGCGACATTATCGGCACCAACATCCGGCGGATTTGCGACACTGAACCGTGGAACTTACGCGCGGGACCACAGCGGGACATCCTTTCCCCATGTCCATGGTGCCGGCTACCGCGCTGTCTATGAGTTGTCGCCAGACGAAACGGCGTCGATAATTATTGCGGGCGGTCAGTCCGGTAATCCGTTATCGCTCCACTATCGTGACCTGATGGGACGCTGGCTGTCCGATGACAGGCTTACCTATTCGACCCTGCCGGGCCGGTTTTCCGGCTCACCACATCAGCAACTGGAATTGATTGGCACTGATGACTGA